Genomic DNA from Coffea arabica cultivar ET-39 chromosome 7e, Coffea Arabica ET-39 HiFi, whole genome shotgun sequence:
TCGGAGGCCTTTTAGACTTGCATATATTCTTGGATAAAAATGGTAGTATAACATATGGTAAAAATAAATGCTACTACTTATGGTTATTGGAAGAAATAGAAATCAGAGAATGCTTTTGCAGCTAATGCCCTTCATTTTTTTGGTCCAGTAATCTCTTTGTAATTTCCTCCAAGTCCAGGGAAATTATTTGTAGTGCAAATCCAAAAGATGCAGAACCTTATTTTGTTCTTATTTTTCTGCAGATTCCTATGAGAATGTGTCTAATACTGATTTGCTATAAATCTATTATACCAATAGTCAcaaaagaaattaatttttctcTACAAAGATACATGAGCTACCAAAATCTTTAACCAAAATCTTTAACTGCAACATTAGCTGAGTTAGGATCAAATTTTGTTGACTTGCAGACATAGTGGTCTGGTTTCAAAGGTTTGGAAAATTGACCATGATAAGATGGAATAATTTAAACTAATCTAGGATGTCACTGTACACGCTGATCATGGGCTTGTAAACGGCATATTTGACATAGGTATATCAAATTAAAAGGCCCTATATCAATTGACCCAACCCAACGAATGATATTAGATTAGCCATGGAAGCCCAACCCATATGCCTAACTACCTCCAACTGGGTCTGCCTAACGACCCCCAACTGGTACTGGCTAAGATGTAGTTtagttattaaatttttttcgaAAAAATAAAGTCAATTAGAAAAAATGTATGAGCTCTCATTGGTACTCGTTAAAATGTAGTTTaggtattaaattttttaaaagtaaagttAATTAGAAAAAATGTATACATACAAGAAAGAGTAATAATTAGTAGTATATGCATTCGCATAATAGATTAGGTGTGATTTAAATGAACTAACAAGCGTCCATTGTGCATCCGTTACAAACACTCTTAAATTATTATGCAGCAACAACTCATTACACTTCTTTTCtgacaaaaataataaatatagaaaATCACTAACTGATCTTGAAAGTATCCAAAGAAACCTATCAAAAGTTTTTAACTAATGGTAATGCCGACATCAATAGTTCGTATCCAATCTTTTTCACTTGCAGAAATATATTACTAACTTTTTGTGCCCTAGATACTCCCTTGAGTCCCAAACCTCATTTCAAAGGTTGGCCATGAAAAAGACGGGCTAAAATGGAAGACCTTACTATGGGCTTGTAATTAAACTACATCTTTGATGTGGATGTTTCAAAGGAAAGGCCCGTATCAATTTGACCCAAGGGACGACATCAATACAAGCcacggaagcccaaacagcacGACAAATTTGCTTGCATTTCGATGTAAAGAATGTTTGGTAAAATATTTGGAGCAGTGCCATAATATTTTTTCTGACGTGATATAAATGTAATAAAAAAATACTTAGAAAACATGTTTACGATGCGAACATACAAactcaaattttcttttgagcaAATGTAAAATTTAATTAAGATCATCAAAGGAGCTTATACACGAGTTTCCTCATATATATTTAAGCATAACTGTAGACAcaaacaacaaacaaaactgATTGATATGAACCTCCAATCTACATTCTACAATTGAATGCTTATgcattttcctttaaaattcggTCCTGCGCCAAATATGCTGAGATTGTTCGGGAGGCAAGAGATAGATGAGAATCAAACTCATATTCGGATTTAATATAGAAATCTCACCATTCGTACTCATTGGCCTTTGCCTGAAATTTTCAGTTCTCTTCAAATGCAAGATGAAGAACTGAAAAACTTAAAGCTTGTGAAGTGTTCAAAACGATAAAGAATTAGTTGGTTTTCAATAGCTTAGACCATGTTTGAATTGCAGTATTCTACAGAAAACTTTTTACGTTCTTTTATGagcatatttttaattattttttaaactcatatatatatatatatatatatatatatatatatatatatatatatataaatttattacaatatatttttctacgAAAATTTTTAAATGTAGCGATCCAAAAGGAACCTTAATAAATCTTGATGGTGCTGGAATAACAAATTGGCATCCTGAATCTTCCTTGAACTTTGCGGTCTAAATGAACACGCATCACCAAGCGCTTTTCCTcaagtactttttttttaaaagtacaTTTCCtcaagtactttttttttttttttttcctgacggAGGGGGTATCCGGGCCATCGGATAAATCAGATCCGACTAATCCCCCACCAGTCCGAGAGGAGAGGCCCCATCCCCCGAACACGTTAATCATAGGACTCGAACCCTCACGGGAGACTGGATATAGGCTCTTAAGAAAGATGCCGTCACGGGGGGCCATTTCCTCAAGTACTTGAACGGCCCAAATTGAGCAAACAAACCCTCCTTGAACTTTGCGGTCTCAATGAACACGCATCACCAATACCTTTTCCTCAAGtacttttttttgaaaagtacaTTTCCTCAAGCACTTGAACGGCCCAAATTGAGCAAACAAACCCCTTCGTGATACTTGGCATTGTTTCACTTGAGGACCCAAACATTGAGATGCCACACTATGTCTTGTCTCCAGATCTGAGGCTCTAACCTGTAAAAAGACCAAAGGAGGAAAAAGTGCCAAATTTCCACGTATCATTTTTATCTACAGGCAAGTCATTTTTATCTACGTCTTTCTGCCAACCAAGCATGTGCCAGATATTGCTGTCCGACACTATAAAGGGGCGTTGCATGCTTCAACCTTCAAGGTTCATGTTTGAATGTTCATTCgtaaaataaagaaaacctTTACATGTCAAAgccatatatacatatatatatatatatacacatatatgtgtgtgtgtttgttaaAAAATTCTATGAATCTGTCTCCATCATTTGTACCATTCCTGCGACTAAAAAGATTGGTACGTAGTCATTTGGAGTTAAacatttgaagcaaatttgatGAGACGGATTTTTCTTTGAGCAAGTTTATGAGATGATTTTCCAAGCAACTCTGAATTGTTAACCTTTTAAACCTGTAATGACTTTTGAAAAGCTTATATTACTTTGCACGAAATTTTCATTATATTACATCTGCCAAAAAGCTTTTCCTCTTGTCCTGTACTTCAAAAGTAAACATCCagaaaaaagggcaaaaaaaaaaaaaaaaaaactaaaggacATGGATGAGTGGAGAAACCAGGCTAGAAAACGATGCATATGGTTTTGTCTTACTGTTTAACTTTTGTCTGTTCGCGGTTTAGAAATCTTTTCTCAGCGTCGGTCCAAATTAAACAATGAAACCTGATGTTACACGGAAACTATATCGTCCCAATCATGCCACGTAGTGTGTCTTGGAATAAACCTCATGTTAACACGTCCAATCTATTTCACTGAAAATTTCAGTGAAAATTGCTGATAATAACATGGCGGATCTTGATTGATTAGCCCAGAATGCTGGTCGTCCTACGTTTTTATGATCGATCACACCAAAAAAGTGGAACCCAAAAAAGCTCTACTTCAACTGATTAGACGTATAAAAGGTTTCACATTAGATTGCATCAGGTGAAAATACTTTTGTCGTATATTTTTTAGATCAGTGGAAGTCTCCAATTGGCATATCAAGACGATCTAGTGATTATTGTGTAGTGGCAATGCCGTTTACTAGTGATTAATTAAGGTTATATGTGACATCATATTGTGTTCTTTCTCAAATATATGTATTGCTTCTTAATCGAATATAGCCTTCGATGaaaagaaattattatattACCGACCATTGAAGGATGGACAAAGATAATGCTTAATTCtgctcaatttttttaattatacaaAAGTGGCCCTTGTGGTGGGATATGACCTTGAATTACCACTTCATGTATGAAACCAAATAATTATATTTCATTGAATTTGACCACAACCTATATATATTTCTTACTTATGGCGTTTGATTTGGTGGAATTTCCATGAAACATAAAACTTCAAACTAAAAGATCATCGGGCTTCTGTATCTACTGGCTAACTATAGAATATGAGCAAATCGGGAAAAATGTCATTAAACTATATACTTGTACTAGTTCAGGTCACTaaactatttttttaataaaaaatgtcACCGACCTAACCAAAATGCATGTTTTATATCATTCAGTAAATGTTGACTGTCAAGACAAATGGAATGAACATCACATGTAGGGCTTGAAGGgcaaaatggtttaaaaattttaaacacGCTAAAGAAGCCACAATAGCCGACCCTTCAATTCAGAAGCTCAATTTATGAACACAATTGGGGTATCGGAGAAGCCATTGAGCTTGACGTACATTCACAGCAGGGGTGATAATCGGACAAGTTTGGATGGGACTTTGGTGTTTGATTCTGCCAATAAGGTATCGGCTAGTCACGTGTTGGGGTCGGGGAATTGTAAATTGAAGTACAATTATGTCCATGGCGGCCTCTGACCATCTTCAAACCCAGGTTCGATTTTGCCAACAATTCGTGGGATCTTGCAATTTCGCGTAGGGTTTATGGCGATGATGTGTTCAGGGCTGCTTATTAGACCTCGAGTCAGAATTTGGGGCTTGAGTAGTTGAGCGATTCAAAATTGAACAGGTCGTTTAAGGTATTATATTGCTGTTTGATTTGTTGGTTGCTGTGTTGTTGATTTTTTATGAAGAATTTATGGATCCATTTCAATGGTATAGTTCGAATGCAGTTTGATTTGAGCTAGCCTTGTTTGGATCGcattttcttggatttttttgtagaaaaattactgtaccGATTTGATTTGATGCATGTAAGGAAAAaaagataataggaaaatgtgatcacagaaaacgacgtaatttttgGGCAAAAAAAGGCTGTTCTGATGGGGCCTTAATTTTCCACCTTTTTAAACTTTAACTCGATTGCCTTCTACTACAACTAATCAATATTTTAGCATCTCCAAACCCACCTCATCACAAGCACATGCAAAGTATCGCCTTGCTGGGTTTCTAATGGTTTTTGTTCCACAAAGACAAATCGGAGATACTTCCTTATGTCTTGAAATCATGAAATTTCAACCTATCCACCAAATCAGAGATTCCTAAATGGTTGGTAAACCCATATCAGATCTATGGTTTGAAAGGGAGAAGGAGCTGCCTATATTGTTTAGGGGTCGTTTATGAAGACAAACTTCAATCAAAAAATTGAACTAACGAATTTACCCCTAAAAAATCAAGTTTGCAACTCACCTGACAGCAATTCCATTTGCCTTGATAATTAAATTAGACGAAATGAtacaaaacatgcattttaattagtttaatgaTATTTTTGGCGAAGAAAATATTTTAGTGACATGAACTAGAACAAGTGTCCTGCATAGGATAGTTATACTGGGTTTCGTAGGGGGTCGTCACTTCTTAGTAGCAGCGGGCCTACTAGCTTGCCCTTGTGGGGTTGCCATCCCACATCGGTTCTTGGGGGGGTTTGGGGTTGGGTTTATAAGTCACTGGGAGGACCTCAAAAGTTACCGACTTTTGAGATTTcttctgggattaggtttattaATCTAACtttcgtcaaaaaaaaaaaaaaaaactagaacaaGTGTATAGTTCAGTGATATTTTGCACGATTTGCTCATAGAATATTCTTCCTTTCACGGTCTGATCACTTAGAAATAtttcgaaaagaaaaaaaaaaaattgcttcgTAAAAACTGCCACGACAAGATCTACTTGATGATTTGCAACTTTATGCAAAGTGGAACGGACAAGAACaataacaaacaaacaaacaagcaTAGCCCTTACACATTGTAAATGCATATATCCTATACTTTTTCTCTACCACTCCTAAAAAAATCCTAAACTTTAGTCCACATAGTTTCTATATAAACTCCCAAGAATGCTGCAAACCAGTATCAACCTCAGACTTTATAGCCGCACAGTGATCATGCCATACACAAAAATAAGCTCTACCACCACTCTTACAAGCAGTGTCACCACAGTCGACTGCCAGAAACAAGTCCGATCGTGGCGGCTTCTCCGTTCTATCTTAGAGCTACTTATTCCTAGTTGCAATTGCGTCTTTGTTAAAGAAAATGAGTTGCAAGACAAAAAATGCTGTGACTACAGCTATTGCTATTATCGACAACCTAGTTTCTTCTCTAACACCACCATCAGTGGCACCATATTTGGTCATCGACGTGGAAAAGTTAGCTTTTGTATCCAGGAAAACCCTAAATCCACCATCCCGATGCTTCTTCTTGAACTTGCTATATCCACAAGCACACTTGCTAGGAAAATGAGAGGAGGGTTCGTCAGAATTGCCCTCGAATGCAATACGTGTGGAAATGGCACAGGCTCCTCTGATCTTCTTTCAATGCCCGTTTGGAGTATGTTTTGCAACGGAAGGGAAGTAGGGTTTGCTGTCAAAAAAAATCCCTCAAAAGTCGATATGGAGGTTTTGCAGCTTATGGAATCAGTTGTTGTAGGTGCTGGTACTCTACGTAGAGGAGAACTCAAGAGTGAAGATGATATTATGTACCTTAGAGGAAAATTCCAAAGAGTTCAAGCGTCATCAAATTCAGAATCATTTCATTTGATTGATCCAGATGGTAATGTTGGACAGGAATTCAGCTTTTTCTTCCTTAGGTCTCACTAAAGATGGAAATCCAATTCATCCATGCATATTGCTTCTTAATTTAGTAGCGTACTTGGTAGTGGTCAACAACTTTGTATCActtttttgctttctttatattcattttttccttttacttGTCTTGCCACCCCCCAGGCGCTTTCTTTCGAGTTGTGCCTTCTTGTTGGCATTACTTTCTTGTCTGTACTATTAGTTTTGGGTGTCCAAGCAACCCAAATCCTGGTGATCCGCTTGTAgaaaatgttataatataattATGTGAGGCCTTTTGTGCAGttagattttcctttttatttgtatttttattgatCCTGTTTTTGTAGTTAATGTTAGCATCTTATGATTTCTGTATTATAGTATTGCCAAAATTTGGATATTGGTAATTTAAACCGAAACTCCTTCAATgcttcttttgtcttttcctCTTGCTcttccttttgtctctctccctctctctctctctcaaccaAGACAACATACAAAATAGGGGCGGAgtcagaaaaaattttcagtggGAGTAAAAGcaactctaaaattttttacctactctttgtttagttttttaaggaaaacaatattcaccaacaagtacaaatgatgcatatatttcataaaaaatatcaaaaaacaaactcaaaattattagtgtaataataattttatttcaaaagcaAACTAAACTATTTATAATTGCTTATGacgagttttcatattttgataacggtttacaaccttttcattttgaacttcacgaagtatatttttcttaatataagtaactaaacaATTATTCATCCAAGTGTCTTCCATTTTATTTTGTAACCGATTCTTCACTATATTCATCATTGAAAAAATCCTTTCTACAGTAGTTGTAACAACAAGTAAAATCAAAGACAACTTTAAAAGCATATAAACCAATAGATACACAACTCCAATGGGCACACTtcaaattacatcaaatttttataGGTATTATAGAAATTTAAGGGGACAGTGGAGGCCTATAAACCAATAGATACACAAAACTCCAGGGAGTACAGttgaaatta
This window encodes:
- the LOC113701200 gene encoding protein MIZU-KUSSEI 1-like — encoded protein: MPYTKISSTTTLTSSVTTVDCQKQVRSWRLLRSILELLIPSCNCVFVKENELQDKKCCDYSYCYYRQPSFFSNTTISGTIFGHRRGKVSFCIQENPKSTIPMLLLELAISTSTLARKMRGGFVRIALECNTCGNGTGSSDLLSMPVWSMFCNGREVGFAVKKNPSKVDMEVLQLMESVVVGAGTLRRGELKSEDDIMYLRGKFQRVQASSNSESFHLIDPDGNVGQEFSFFFLRSH